One window from the genome of Mumia sp. ZJ1417 encodes:
- a CDS encoding zinc metalloprotease, translating to MTERGRRRALPLLLTVLVASSSLLLSGSVLSGAATTPAAAAEGIDPAEGDGHTSHDACDPGDAEALSARTLKGLDGVVRGPEPSDATAAAYERDLERRLAADPSARTSPEARGDAPHRIKVRVYVHVIKPSTKAKAVSRAKIRRQIKVMNRAYAGKQWSQARSARFRFSVKKVDTAVNKSWYYASLGSKASRKMRKELHRGKKRDLNLYIGAPTERGGLQLLGYATFPQRAKKKLATDGVVIHKDSMPGGRFRGYNKGDTAVHETGHWLGLYHTFHGGCGKKNDRVADTPAERVPSFECPKGRDTCPSPGLDPIHNFMDYSYDRCMHHFTPGQIDRMRKLWRVYRR from the coding sequence ATGACTGAGCGCGGCCGACGTCGCGCGCTGCCGTTGCTGTTGACCGTCCTCGTGGCCAGCAGCAGCCTGCTGCTGAGCGGCTCGGTCCTGTCGGGAGCGGCCACGACACCCGCGGCCGCCGCAGAGGGCATTGACCCCGCAGAGGGCGACGGACACACCTCTCACGACGCCTGCGACCCTGGCGACGCCGAGGCATTGTCCGCACGCACGCTCAAGGGGCTCGACGGCGTCGTCCGCGGCCCTGAGCCGTCAGATGCGACGGCCGCAGCGTACGAGCGGGACCTCGAGCGCCGTCTCGCTGCGGACCCTTCGGCCCGCACGAGCCCCGAGGCCCGGGGCGACGCGCCCCACCGCATCAAGGTGCGCGTGTACGTCCACGTGATCAAGCCCTCGACCAAGGCCAAGGCCGTCAGCCGCGCCAAGATCCGGCGGCAGATCAAGGTGATGAACCGCGCCTACGCCGGCAAGCAGTGGAGCCAGGCCCGCAGCGCCCGGTTCCGGTTCTCGGTCAAGAAGGTCGACACCGCCGTCAACAAGTCGTGGTACTACGCGTCACTCGGCTCCAAGGCGTCGCGCAAGATGCGCAAGGAGCTCCACCGCGGCAAGAAGCGCGACCTCAACCTCTACATCGGTGCGCCGACCGAGCGTGGGGGTCTCCAGCTCCTGGGCTACGCGACGTTCCCGCAGCGCGCCAAGAAGAAGCTCGCGACGGACGGTGTGGTCATCCACAAGGACTCGATGCCGGGCGGACGGTTCCGCGGCTACAACAAGGGCGACACGGCCGTCCACGAGACCGGCCACTGGCTCGGGCTCTACCACACGTTCCACGGCGGCTGCGGCAAGAAGAACGACCGAGTCGCTGACACACCCGCCGAGCGGGTCCCGAGCTTCGAGTGCCCCAAGGGCCGCGACACCTGCCCGTCACCGGGACTGGACCCGATCCACAACTTCATGGACTACTCGTACGACCGGTGCATGCACCACTTCACGCCCGGTCAGATCGACCGGATGCGCAAGCTCTGGCGGGTGTATCGCCGCTGA
- a CDS encoding carboxymuconolactone decarboxylase family protein, which produces MTSPPRVSPGGRRDLGLLNATLARIASRVVGVRDVHLFSVLGRTRGLFRGWLHYSGRLMPFGTLPRRQAELVILRVAALRESAYELDHHRRLGARAGLRAEEIAAATDPDGRWPWAEDDRVLLDTADALVRTRDVDDVTWEALAARFSPRALVEIVLLVCQYDGLATTLHTLRVPLDVSAGRAGAQSAGRLPL; this is translated from the coding sequence ATGACGTCTCCTCCTCGCGTCTCACCCGGGGGTCGGCGCGACCTCGGTCTGCTGAATGCCACGCTCGCCCGAATCGCCTCGCGCGTCGTCGGGGTCCGCGATGTCCACCTGTTCTCCGTGCTGGGTCGCACGCGCGGCCTCTTCCGAGGCTGGCTGCACTACTCGGGACGGCTCATGCCGTTCGGGACGCTCCCGCGCCGTCAGGCCGAGCTGGTGATCCTCCGGGTCGCCGCGCTACGGGAGTCGGCGTACGAGCTGGACCACCACAGGCGTCTCGGCGCGCGCGCAGGCCTGCGTGCCGAGGAGATCGCGGCGGCCACCGATCCCGATGGCCGGTGGCCGTGGGCGGAGGACGACCGGGTACTCCTCGACACCGCCGACGCGCTCGTCCGCACGCGCGACGTCGACGACGTGACGTGGGAGGCGCTGGCCGCCCGGTTCTCGCCGCGCGCGCTGGTCGAGATCGTCCTGCTGGTGTGCCAGTACGACGGCCTTGCGACGACCCTGCACACCCTGCGCGTCCCGCTCGATGTGAGCGCAGGCCGGGCCGGAGCTCAGAGTGCCGGACGCTTGCCGCTGTAG
- a CDS encoding MerR family transcriptional regulator, whose protein sequence is MTEPLTHCPEDEMADTEHEGELTVDELAARVGMTVRNVRAYASRGLLDPPRLEGRTGYYQRSHVNQLKLVRTLLDRGYTLQAVEKALQDKPSATADYALDLIGVLDSPLAREQEPEMMSRSSLIALTGVPRGTDLVERMVDAGLVAVVDDDTLEVYRPDVVRAGVSAIAMGLSPETVLELLPALSSPLRTVADDLVARVRHDIWQPFAQRGMPEEEWNSVVTSIANLLPVAAQAVVAVFRDELGHAIDEALGEELAALAEQKPAS, encoded by the coding sequence ATGACGGAACCGTTGACCCACTGCCCCGAGGACGAGATGGCCGACACCGAACACGAGGGCGAGCTCACCGTCGACGAGCTCGCTGCGCGCGTGGGGATGACCGTACGCAACGTCCGCGCCTATGCGAGCCGTGGACTCCTCGACCCTCCGCGACTGGAGGGACGGACGGGCTACTACCAGCGGTCGCACGTCAACCAGCTCAAGCTGGTCCGCACGCTCCTCGATCGCGGCTACACCCTGCAGGCCGTCGAGAAGGCGCTGCAGGACAAGCCGTCCGCGACCGCCGACTACGCGCTCGACCTGATCGGCGTCCTCGACTCCCCTCTCGCCCGCGAGCAGGAGCCGGAGATGATGTCGCGCAGCAGCCTGATCGCGCTCACCGGCGTCCCCCGCGGCACCGACCTCGTCGAGCGGATGGTCGACGCCGGGCTGGTCGCGGTCGTCGACGACGACACCCTCGAGGTCTATCGCCCCGACGTGGTCCGCGCCGGGGTGTCGGCGATCGCCATGGGCCTGTCGCCCGAGACCGTGCTCGAGCTGCTCCCCGCGCTCTCGTCGCCGCTGCGCACGGTGGCCGACGACCTCGTCGCCCGCGTCCGCCACGACATCTGGCAGCCGTTCGCGCAGCGCGGGATGCCCGAAGAGGAGTGGAACTCGGTCGTCACGTCGATCGCCAACCTCCTGCCCGTCGCGGCGCAGGCCGTGGTCGCGGTCTTCCGTGACGAGCTCGGTCACGCGATCGATGAGGCGCTCGGCGAGGAGCTCGCGGCGCTGGCGGAGCAGAAGCCCGCGAGCTGA
- a CDS encoding DUF3039 domain-containing protein, with protein MSTTFSPGAQTSEDVRTQPRLDDGDHERFSHYVPKDKLTEAMIEGTPVVALCGKVWVPSRDPQRFPVCPECKEIWASLNADDAGGDD; from the coding sequence GTGTCCACCACCTTCAGCCCCGGAGCCCAGACGTCCGAGGACGTCCGTACGCAACCGCGTCTCGACGACGGTGACCACGAGCGCTTCTCGCACTACGTCCCCAAGGACAAGCTCACCGAGGCGATGATCGAGGGCACGCCTGTCGTGGCGCTCTGCGGCAAGGTCTGGGTGCCCAGTCGTGACCCGCAGCGCTTCCCCGTGTGCCCGGAGTGCAAGGAGATCTGGGCGTCGCTTAACGCTGACGACGCCGGTGGCGATGACTGA
- a CDS encoding M1 family metallopeptidase — protein MRPFLAMVTAVLVAATVAVAPTASAADSTVGGPGAGDPYFPRHGNGGYDVRHYRINAAYDAPRARLKGTTRIRAVAFKRLTRFNLDLLLDASSVRVDGRKARLTQRGRELVVTPARAIRKGARFVVTVRYAGRPASVREKGVTPFLTTKSGAVAVGQPQVAPWWFASNDHPSDKATFDIRLRAPRGQQALSVGRLASHRAVAGGNQWRWVMRKPMATYLAFAAWGRFRIDRGKVNGVRYLYAYDKAMSPALRRRAIRSLRATPQVTAFLSRHLGPYPYADLGGVVTSAPLEFALETQARPVYDSTFFRRASSLDARRNTSVVAHEIAHQWFGNSVSLRRWRDIWLNEGLATYMEWMWDESRGLDDVETVFDSWYSVKGAWFWRLPIGKPGRNHIFDYEVYVRGAMTAHALRGEIGDAAFFSLLRRWVSERKDGHGTTAQFVALAEKVSGQQLDTLFDAWLYSGKRPAL, from the coding sequence ATGCGCCCCTTCCTCGCCATGGTGACGGCCGTCCTCGTCGCGGCCACGGTCGCCGTTGCCCCGACGGCCTCGGCTGCTGACAGCACCGTCGGTGGACCGGGCGCCGGCGACCCCTACTTCCCGCGTCACGGCAACGGTGGCTACGACGTTCGCCACTACCGGATCAACGCGGCGTACGACGCGCCTCGCGCACGGCTGAAGGGGACGACCCGGATCCGCGCGGTCGCTTTCAAGCGGCTGACCCGCTTCAACCTCGACCTGCTTCTCGATGCCTCGTCGGTGCGCGTCGATGGACGGAAGGCACGACTGACCCAGCGCGGTCGCGAGCTCGTCGTCACGCCCGCTCGCGCGATCCGCAAGGGCGCGCGGTTCGTCGTGACGGTGCGCTACGCAGGGCGGCCGGCGTCGGTGCGCGAGAAGGGGGTCACCCCCTTCCTGACGACCAAGAGCGGCGCCGTTGCCGTCGGCCAGCCCCAGGTCGCGCCGTGGTGGTTCGCGAGCAACGACCACCCGAGCGACAAGGCGACGTTCGACATCCGGCTGCGCGCGCCTCGCGGCCAGCAGGCGCTGAGCGTCGGACGCCTCGCCAGCCACCGCGCGGTTGCCGGTGGCAACCAGTGGCGCTGGGTCATGCGCAAGCCGATGGCGACCTACCTCGCGTTCGCGGCGTGGGGACGCTTCCGCATCGACCGTGGCAAGGTCAACGGCGTCCGCTACCTCTATGCGTACGACAAGGCGATGAGCCCGGCGCTGCGGCGACGCGCCATCCGCTCGCTGCGCGCGACGCCGCAGGTGACCGCGTTCCTCAGCCGCCACCTCGGCCCGTACCCGTACGCCGACCTCGGCGGTGTCGTCACCTCGGCACCGCTCGAGTTCGCGCTCGAGACGCAGGCGCGTCCGGTCTACGACTCCACCTTCTTCCGCCGTGCTTCGAGCCTCGACGCGCGGCGCAACACGTCGGTCGTCGCCCACGAGATCGCCCACCAGTGGTTCGGCAACTCCGTCTCCCTGCGTCGGTGGCGCGACATCTGGCTCAACGAGGGGCTCGCCACCTACATGGAGTGGATGTGGGACGAGTCGCGCGGGCTCGACGACGTCGAGACGGTCTTCGACTCCTGGTACTCGGTCAAGGGCGCATGGTTCTGGCGGCTCCCGATCGGCAAGCCCGGCCGCAACCACATCTTCGACTACGAGGTCTACGTGCGCGGCGCGATGACCGCCCACGCGTTGCGTGGCGAGATCGGCGACGCCGCGTTCTTCTCGCTGCTGCGGCGGTGGGTGAGCGAGCGCAAGGACGGTCACGGCACGACCGCCCAGTTCGTCGCACTCGCCGAGAAGGTCAGCGGTCAGCAGCTCGACACGTTGTTCGACGCCTGGCTCTACAGCGGCAAGCGTCCGGCACTCTGA
- a CDS encoding YqgE/AlgH family protein, which translates to MTEQEPAETPDDLSPRHRSYRGRLLVATPLLGAGPFFRTVVAVLDHDGGGALGVILNQPLDASVSDVLPEWSSLVASPSAVFSGGPVSSDSALAIGVMASAGVETPDGWREMYDRVGLVDLDIPAAGTHVGLRGVRVFAGYAGWSPGQLEEEIEEGSWVVVDGFAEDLLSPNPEALWRDVLRRQGGDLAMLSTFPDDPHMN; encoded by the coding sequence ATGACCGAGCAAGAGCCGGCCGAGACGCCTGACGACTTGTCGCCACGTCACCGCTCGTACCGGGGCCGTCTTCTCGTCGCGACGCCGCTGCTCGGCGCCGGGCCGTTCTTCCGTACGGTCGTGGCCGTCCTCGACCACGATGGGGGCGGCGCGCTGGGCGTGATCCTCAACCAACCGCTCGACGCGTCGGTCTCCGACGTCCTGCCGGAGTGGTCGAGCCTCGTCGCGAGCCCGTCGGCCGTCTTTTCGGGCGGGCCGGTGTCGTCGGACTCGGCCCTGGCCATCGGCGTGATGGCCTCGGCAGGTGTCGAGACGCCGGACGGGTGGCGCGAGATGTACGACCGCGTCGGGCTCGTCGACCTCGACATCCCCGCGGCCGGCACGCACGTCGGACTGCGCGGTGTGCGCGTCTTTGCGGGGTATGCCGGCTGGAGTCCGGGTCAGCTCGAGGAGGAGATCGAAGAGGGCTCGTGGGTCGTCGTCGACGGCTTTGCCGAAGATCTCCTCTCGCCGAATCCGGAGGCCCTGTGGCGCGACGTGCTGCGCCGCCAGGGCGGCGATCTCGCGATGCTCTCGACCTTCCCCGACGATCCCCACATGAACTGA
- a CDS encoding cysteine desulfurase family protein encodes MRYLDAAATTPVRREVLEAMWPYLTGEFGNPSSRHGLGDAAARALTAARAQVATALGGRPTEVVFTAGGTEADNLAVKGLALARPRGRAIVTSVVEHPAVLEACDYLARFHGFNVHRLGVDGDGVVDLAEAAHVIDEDTALVSVMLANNEIGSLQPVAELAAIAHRAGALMHTDAVQAMGAVAVHPADLGVDALSLSGHKLGAPKGSGALWVRRGVALEPLVHGGGQERGRRSGTEDVAAAVGLATAVRLATGPGCDEERADLAAGRGAFVREVLEGAPGALLTGHAEHRLPGHASFCFPGTSGEVVLLALEHDHGIVCSSGSACAAGSDEPSAVLLALGLEPEVAQTAVRFAAVSGADFDGVAAAVINAVSTLRALAG; translated from the coding sequence GTGCGCTACCTCGACGCGGCGGCGACGACACCCGTACGCCGTGAGGTGCTGGAGGCCATGTGGCCGTACCTCACGGGAGAGTTCGGCAACCCGTCCAGCCGCCACGGGCTCGGCGACGCCGCGGCCCGTGCGCTGACCGCGGCGCGCGCACAGGTCGCGACCGCCCTCGGCGGCCGACCGACCGAGGTCGTCTTCACCGCCGGCGGTACGGAGGCCGACAACCTCGCGGTCAAGGGCCTGGCGCTGGCACGGCCTCGCGGTCGCGCGATCGTCACCTCGGTCGTCGAGCACCCTGCGGTCCTGGAGGCGTGCGACTACCTGGCACGCTTCCACGGCTTCAACGTCCACCGTCTCGGCGTCGACGGCGACGGCGTGGTGGACCTCGCGGAGGCTGCGCATGTCATCGACGAGGACACCGCGCTCGTCTCGGTGATGCTCGCCAACAACGAGATCGGGAGCCTCCAGCCGGTCGCCGAGCTCGCCGCGATCGCCCACCGGGCCGGCGCGCTGATGCACACCGACGCCGTCCAGGCGATGGGGGCCGTCGCGGTCCATCCGGCCGATCTCGGCGTGGACGCGCTGTCGTTGAGCGGCCACAAGCTCGGTGCGCCCAAGGGGAGCGGGGCGCTCTGGGTACGCCGAGGGGTCGCGCTGGAGCCTCTCGTGCACGGCGGAGGGCAGGAGCGCGGTCGCCGGTCGGGTACGGAGGATGTCGCGGCGGCGGTCGGTCTCGCGACCGCTGTGCGGCTGGCGACGGGGCCAGGGTGCGACGAGGAGCGTGCCGACCTGGCCGCGGGGCGGGGCGCGTTCGTCCGCGAGGTGCTCGAGGGCGCGCCCGGCGCACTCCTCACGGGACACGCCGAGCACCGCCTCCCCGGCCACGCGTCCTTCTGCTTCCCCGGCACCTCAGGGGAGGTGGTGCTCCTCGCCCTCGAGCACGACCACGGCATCGTCTGCTCGAGCGGATCTGCCTGTGCGGCCGGCTCGGACGAGCCGTCAGCGGTGCTGCTTGCGCTCGGACTGGAGCCGGAGGTCGCCCAGACGGCGGTGCGGTTCGCTGCAGTGTCGGGAGCTGATTTCGACGGTGTCGCAGCAGCCGTCATCAACGCAGTGTCAACGCTGCGTGCACTGGCCGGATAA
- a CDS encoding SDR family NAD(P)-dependent oxidoreductase, producing the protein MATPDGLAGRRVLVTGAARGIGAALGVRLAERGAQVALLGLEPNALATTAARAGDAPWFACDVTDRAALEESVTAAVAALGGLDVVVANAGIAAQLPLVGGDPYVWDRTLAVNLTGVYDTVRFAGPHVSHDRGYALLVSSLAAAVHLPLMGAYSASKAGVEALGDALRIELAPSGARVGVAYFGELDTDMTSRGFGTEAATRLVRGTPLGRVAPLDHAIDALERGIARRSRVVMSPRFVRAALPARSAVQRAIERTLRRSRVRHALDIARHEDASLTTPQPGRSAVRREPEDVV; encoded by the coding sequence GTGGCAACCCCAGACGGACTCGCAGGCCGACGTGTGCTCGTGACCGGTGCCGCACGCGGCATCGGAGCGGCGCTGGGTGTACGCCTCGCCGAGCGCGGCGCGCAGGTGGCCCTTCTCGGCCTCGAGCCGAACGCGCTCGCCACGACCGCCGCACGCGCGGGCGACGCTCCCTGGTTCGCGTGCGACGTCACCGACCGGGCGGCGCTCGAGGAGTCGGTCACCGCCGCGGTCGCGGCGCTCGGCGGCCTGGATGTCGTCGTCGCCAACGCCGGCATCGCCGCGCAGCTGCCCCTCGTCGGCGGCGACCCGTACGTCTGGGACCGGACCCTCGCGGTGAACCTCACGGGCGTGTACGACACCGTGCGCTTCGCCGGGCCGCACGTGAGCCACGACCGCGGGTACGCCCTGCTCGTCTCGTCCCTCGCCGCGGCCGTGCACCTCCCGCTGATGGGCGCGTACTCCGCGTCGAAGGCCGGGGTGGAGGCGCTCGGTGACGCGCTGCGGATCGAGCTCGCACCGAGCGGTGCCCGCGTGGGGGTCGCCTACTTCGGCGAGCTCGACACCGACATGACCAGCCGCGGGTTCGGCACCGAGGCGGCGACCAGGCTCGTCCGCGGCACCCCGCTCGGCCGGGTCGCTCCGCTCGACCACGCGATCGATGCCCTCGAGCGCGGGATCGCCCGACGCTCCCGCGTCGTCATGTCGCCGCGCTTCGTCCGCGCGGCACTGCCCGCCCGCTCGGCCGTCCAGCGGGCGATCGAGCGCACCCTGCGTCGTTCGCGCGTACGCCATGCGCTCGACATCGCGCGTCACGAGGATGCCTCGCTGACCACACCTCAACCCGGGCGGTCTGCCGTACGGCGCGAGCCCGAGGACGTCGTATGA
- a CDS encoding DEAD/DEAH box helicase, with the protein MSGAAHLPPAYPDRAAWGTAPKLRAWQADALTLYGERNPRDFLAVATPGAGKTTFALTVAAKLLEARVVERVVVVAPTDHLKTQWSEAGERAGIPLDPSFNGRSGAMASDYRGFALTYAGVATNPTAYRLRTERFRTLVILDEVHHAGDALSWGDAVREAFEPATRRLALTGTPFRSDTNPIPFVTYAPGSDGIGRSVADYSYGYSEALADGVVRPVLFMAYSGDLRWRTRAGDEVAARLGEPMTKDLTAQALRTALDPKGSWIPSVLAAADKRLSEVRRHVPDAGGLVIASDQNSARAYAKILREITGTGPSVVLSDEKEASARISAFADSDDRWMVAVRMVSEGVDVPRLAVGVYATITSTPLFFAQAVGRFVRARRRGETATVFVPSVPRVLGLAAELEIERDHVLGRPDADPDDPYALDDALIAAAQATESEGGLEEFSFEALDSEASFDRVLYDGGEFGHEGEVAVGSEEEMDFLGIPGLLEPDQVRELLHHARSRGAERAAGASAAAAAASAADEQAPAPPPGPKLHEPTAHELRAMLRRELNGLVGAWHHRTGAPHGVTHNRLREACGGPPAASASADDLRARIDKIREWASKPSA; encoded by the coding sequence ATGTCCGGGGCCGCGCATCTCCCACCGGCCTATCCCGATCGTGCAGCATGGGGCACCGCCCCCAAGCTGCGCGCGTGGCAGGCTGACGCACTCACGCTCTATGGCGAGCGCAACCCGCGAGACTTCCTCGCGGTCGCGACCCCTGGGGCGGGCAAGACCACTTTCGCGCTGACGGTGGCCGCGAAGCTGCTCGAGGCACGCGTCGTCGAACGCGTCGTCGTCGTGGCGCCGACCGACCACCTCAAGACCCAGTGGTCCGAGGCGGGCGAAAGGGCGGGCATCCCACTCGACCCGTCGTTCAACGGACGCAGCGGTGCCATGGCGTCGGACTACCGCGGCTTCGCGCTCACCTACGCCGGAGTCGCGACGAACCCGACGGCCTACCGGCTGCGCACCGAACGCTTCCGCACCCTCGTCATCCTCGACGAGGTGCACCACGCCGGTGACGCGCTGTCGTGGGGCGACGCGGTCCGCGAGGCGTTCGAGCCGGCGACGCGTCGTCTTGCCCTGACCGGCACGCCGTTCCGGTCCGACACCAACCCGATCCCTTTCGTCACGTACGCCCCGGGCTCCGACGGCATCGGCCGCAGCGTCGCCGACTACTCGTACGGCTACTCGGAGGCGCTCGCCGACGGGGTCGTCCGTCCGGTGCTGTTCATGGCCTACTCCGGCGACCTGCGGTGGCGCACGCGCGCCGGCGACGAGGTGGCCGCCCGCCTGGGTGAGCCGATGACCAAGGACCTCACCGCGCAGGCGCTCCGTACGGCGCTCGATCCCAAGGGCTCGTGGATCCCGTCCGTCCTCGCCGCCGCCGACAAGCGGCTGTCCGAGGTGCGGCGCCACGTCCCCGACGCTGGCGGGCTCGTGATCGCGAGCGACCAGAACTCCGCCCGTGCCTACGCCAAGATCCTGCGGGAGATCACCGGCACGGGGCCCTCGGTCGTGCTCTCCGACGAGAAGGAGGCCAGCGCGCGGATCAGTGCGTTCGCCGACTCCGACGACCGGTGGATGGTCGCGGTCCGGATGGTCAGCGAGGGCGTCGACGTGCCCCGGCTCGCGGTCGGCGTGTACGCGACCATCACCTCGACGCCCCTGTTCTTCGCCCAGGCCGTCGGCCGCTTCGTCCGGGCCCGGCGGCGCGGCGAGACGGCGACCGTGTTCGTGCCCAGCGTGCCGCGCGTGCTCGGTCTGGCCGCCGAGCTGGAGATCGAGCGCGACCACGTGCTCGGTCGCCCGGACGCTGACCCCGACGACCCCTATGCGCTCGACGACGCGCTGATCGCGGCCGCGCAGGCGACCGAGTCCGAGGGCGGTCTCGAGGAGTTCTCGTTCGAGGCGCTCGACAGCGAGGCGTCGTTCGACCGTGTGCTGTACGACGGCGGTGAGTTCGGCCACGAGGGCGAGGTCGCCGTCGGCTCCGAGGAGGAGATGGACTTCCTCGGCATCCCGGGGCTGCTCGAGCCCGATCAGGTCCGCGAGCTGCTGCACCACGCGCGCTCGCGAGGGGCCGAGCGCGCGGCCGGTGCGTCGGCCGCGGCGGCCGCAGCCTCAGCGGCCGACGAGCAGGCACCTGCGCCGCCCCCGGGGCCGAAGCTGCACGAGCCGACGGCGCACGAGCTGCGGGCGATGCTGCGTCGCGAGCTCAACGGGCTGGTCGGCGCGTGGCACCACCGGACCGGAGCGCCGCACGGCGTCACCCACAACCGCCTCCGCGAGGCGTGCGGCGGTCCGCCGGCCGCGAGCGCGTCGGCGGACGACCTCCGTGCGCGCATCGACAAGATTCGTGAGTGGGCGAGCAAGCCGTCGGCGTGA
- a CDS encoding C40 family peptidase has protein sequence MFANPRMHRLVALPIALLAAFVMVVSTAGESQAATAKASTSSTKMAAAKTTAAKTPTAKQAKQAKQARKKAKRVAAKKRRAARISKASRVAARQKGDPYRYGASGPGAFDCSGLTSYSFRRAGVKLPRTANSQYRHVRKIKKKNIRKGDLVFFGGSRKYHVGIYWGKGRILHAPYSGSRVKVERIWTKGWSAGTVRLRA, from the coding sequence ATGTTCGCGAACCCCCGGATGCATCGCCTCGTCGCGCTGCCCATCGCACTGCTCGCTGCGTTCGTCATGGTGGTCTCGACCGCCGGCGAGTCGCAGGCCGCCACCGCCAAGGCGTCGACCTCGTCGACCAAGATGGCGGCCGCCAAGACCACCGCAGCCAAGACCCCGACCGCCAAGCAGGCCAAGCAGGCCAAGCAGGCCCGCAAGAAGGCCAAGCGCGTCGCCGCCAAGAAGCGCCGTGCTGCCCGCATCAGCAAGGCCTCGCGCGTCGCTGCCCGCCAGAAGGGCGACCCGTACCGCTACGGCGCCAGTGGCCCGGGCGCTTTCGACTGCTCGGGTCTCACGTCGTACTCGTTCCGCAGGGCCGGCGTGAAGCTGCCCCGTACCGCGAACTCGCAGTACCGCCACGTGCGCAAGATCAAGAAGAAGAACATCCGCAAGGGCGATCTCGTCTTCTTCGGCGGATCCCGCAAGTACCACGTGGGCATCTACTGGGGCAAGGGCCGCATCCTCCACGCGCCCTACTCCGGGAGCCGCGTGAAGGTCGAGCGGATCTGGACCAAGGGCTGGTCCGCCGGCACGGTCCGTCTGCGCGCCTGA
- a CDS encoding DUF3048 domain-containing protein produces MPVSNYLRATARATAALAALALVAACSSSPDPEPEPTPDTPDASRDAATLIRANPFTGKAAPKGLPDHPAFLVKIENTAAGAPQYGLSEADMVVEELVEGGLTRLAAFFYSQTPDKVGHVRSTRTTDIALVKPTGGHLIASGGAGVAVRKIKAAGVDFHSEDTGNLTLTRDSAKSAPYDRLLDLDAYADQHASSKAAIPAPYLPFGATPTAAKKKATSFDVRFSRGSATRWKYADGRYTRVNGHAQKGKDFSPDTVLVLFTRQADAGYRDPAGNPVPETVFTGKGKAVVLHGGTMLEARWSKKNAGAPVRLVAGGKPVVLEPGKVFVELVPQGAGGISVRG; encoded by the coding sequence ATGCCCGTGAGCAACTACCTCCGCGCGACCGCGCGCGCTACCGCTGCCCTCGCTGCGCTCGCCCTCGTCGCTGCGTGCTCGAGCTCGCCTGATCCCGAGCCGGAGCCGACGCCCGACACGCCTGACGCGAGCCGTGATGCCGCGACGCTGATCCGTGCCAACCCGTTCACCGGGAAGGCGGCGCCCAAGGGACTGCCCGACCACCCCGCGTTCCTCGTCAAGATCGAGAACACGGCCGCCGGTGCTCCGCAGTACGGGCTGTCCGAGGCCGACATGGTCGTCGAGGAGCTCGTCGAGGGTGGGCTGACCCGTCTCGCGGCATTCTTCTACTCCCAGACTCCGGACAAGGTCGGGCACGTACGGTCGACCCGTACGACCGACATCGCGCTCGTGAAGCCGACCGGTGGGCATCTCATCGCCTCCGGCGGCGCCGGTGTCGCCGTCCGCAAGATCAAGGCCGCCGGCGTCGACTTCCACAGCGAGGACACCGGCAACCTCACACTCACGCGAGACTCCGCCAAGAGTGCCCCGTACGACCGGCTGCTCGACCTCGACGCCTACGCCGACCAGCACGCGTCCAGCAAGGCGGCGATCCCCGCCCCCTACCTCCCGTTCGGCGCGACACCGACTGCTGCGAAGAAGAAGGCGACCTCGTTCGACGTCCGCTTCTCGCGGGGTTCGGCGACCCGCTGGAAGTACGCGGATGGTCGCTACACGCGCGTCAACGGGCACGCCCAGAAGGGCAAGGACTTCTCCCCGGACACGGTGCTCGTGCTGTTCACGCGCCAGGCCGACGCGGGCTACCGCGACCCGGCTGGCAACCCCGTCCCCGAGACGGTGTTCACCGGCAAAGGCAAGGCCGTCGTTCTCCACGGCGGCACCATGCTCGAGGCCCGCTGGAGCAAGAAGAACGCCGGCGCGCCGGTCCGGCTGGTCGCGGGCGGCAAGCCGGTCGTGCTCGAGCCCGGCAAGGTGTTCGTCGAGCTCGTGCCCCAGGGTGCGGGTGGCATCTCCGTCCGCGGCTGA